From a single Bacillota bacterium genomic region:
- the rsgA gene encoding ribosome small subunit-dependent GTPase A: protein MGEQKLRSGIVISSLAGFYDVEAEGEIITCRARGILRKQGISPCVGDYVDISGAANNQGMIETVKPRKNQLYRPVVANIDLVVIILSVTNPEPDYLLLEKLIILARHRGMDSVVCFNKVDLAPDVARELVAKYQTAGNHSLAISALSGDGIDQLVKLINRGTAVLAGQSGVGKSRLAQALTGRDDIVVGEVSKKNGRGRHTTRQVRLLKTIGGGRLADTPGFSSLQLEDIDCRDLAALYPEIIGLKTACRFNSCTHVEEPGCALRAAVDSGVIPHTRYENYLRIFCQVREKEESRY from the coding sequence ATGGGTGAACAAAAACTGCGTTCGGGGATTGTCATAAGTTCCCTAGCCGGGTTTTACGATGTGGAAGCGGAGGGGGAGATTATTACCTGCCGTGCCCGGGGCATTTTACGGAAGCAGGGAATATCTCCTTGTGTCGGTGATTATGTTGATATTTCAGGTGCCGCAAACAATCAAGGCATGATTGAAACGGTCAAGCCCCGAAAAAACCAACTCTATCGGCCGGTGGTGGCCAATATTGACTTGGTAGTTATTATTTTGTCTGTGACAAATCCGGAGCCCGATTATTTGCTTTTGGAGAAATTGATAATCTTGGCCCGACATCGTGGCATGGATTCGGTGGTCTGCTTTAATAAAGTCGATTTGGCGCCGGATGTGGCCAGAGAGTTGGTTGCAAAATATCAGACGGCAGGTAACCACAGTCTTGCAATTTCTGCCCTTTCAGGCGATGGAATTGACCAGCTGGTCAAGTTGATAAATCGGGGAACAGCGGTTTTGGCCGGCCAGTCAGGTGTTGGCAAAAGTAGACTGGCACAAGCCTTGACCGGCCGTGATGATATCGTCGTTGGCGAGGTCAGCAAAAAAAATGGCCGCGGACGGCACACAACCCGCCAGGTCCGATTGCTAAAAACAATTGGCGGCGGGCGGTTGGCGGATACTCCGGGATTCAGCTCACTGCAATTGGAAGATATAGATTGTCGCGATCTGGCGGCGCTGTACCCCGAGATTATCGGGCTAAAAACAGCTTGCCGATTTAATTCCTGTACACATGTTGAGGAGCCGGGATGTGCGCTTAGGGCAGCGGTTGATTCCGGTGTAATTCCCCATACCCGTTATGAAAATTACTTACGCATATTTTGCCAAGTTAGAGAAAAGGAGGAGTCACGTTATTAA
- the pknB gene encoding Stk1 family PASTA domain-containing Ser/Thr kinase, producing the protein MIGTKLVNRYQIIERIGGGGMAVVYKARCTLLNRIVAVKVLRQQFASDEDFVRRFRREAQAAASLSHPNIVSIYDVGQEKDIYFIVMEYVEGETLKALINREAPLDTGRAVAITRQIANALFHAHNNKIIHRDIKPHNVLIAKDGRVKVTDFGIARAVTTTTQTFAPNSIMGSVHYLSPEQAKGKLATEQSDIYSLGIVLYEMLSKALPFDGDSAVGIALKHLQQEVPPLTTYNQSVTDGVMRILDKMLVKDRKQRYHSVSELLADLRSWNQTKKLEAAGEDEESAEDDDAETRIFTPVSESRTNKDKLKRIGLYSGIGLLSLAVIFLLYLGFRGLAGFFIVAEVTVPDVEGKELSEAIEILEESNLRYEVTEYIHHNVIPEDHVVIQRPNARRVVKENRVIELVVSRGPDMVELPSLQGKELREARSILDNLRLSYNDPVEEFNNDVPANHVIRHEPEAGPVRRSESVTLYVSRGPRPIGMPDLVGMTEEEAKAAAREEGLNPTIIPYENPLGAPGGIVISHFPAAGEDIQPGEQVDIRLRAFERKEVEIVLTDLDPDADYEVRIEVVDVTGPRSTIYDTVRQQSEWSRVVWGWERGEIRVYVEGQLQQELDF; encoded by the coding sequence TTGATTGGCACCAAACTAGTAAATCGCTATCAGATAATCGAACGCATTGGCGGCGGCGGCATGGCCGTTGTCTATAAAGCCCGCTGTACGCTGCTCAACCGAATAGTCGCTGTAAAAGTGCTCAGACAACAATTTGCCAGTGATGAGGATTTTGTCCGTCGTTTCAGACGGGAGGCTCAGGCAGCTGCCAGCTTATCTCACCCCAATATCGTCAGTATTTATGATGTCGGGCAGGAAAAAGATATCTATTTTATTGTCATGGAGTATGTGGAGGGGGAAACCCTAAAAGCGCTGATTAACAGGGAAGCTCCGTTGGATACCGGACGTGCGGTTGCCATAACGAGGCAGATTGCCAATGCACTGTTTCATGCTCATAACAATAAGATTATTCATCGTGATATTAAGCCCCACAATGTGCTGATTGCCAAGGATGGGCGTGTTAAAGTTACGGATTTTGGAATTGCCCGGGCAGTTACCACCACAACACAAACTTTTGCGCCCAATTCGATTATGGGCTCAGTTCATTACCTTTCTCCCGAGCAGGCGAAAGGTAAGCTGGCCACCGAGCAATCAGATATTTATTCTCTGGGGATTGTGCTGTATGAAATGTTATCAAAGGCATTGCCCTTTGACGGCGACAGCGCCGTAGGTATCGCACTGAAACACCTGCAACAAGAAGTTCCGCCGCTAACCACCTACAATCAATCGGTTACAGATGGCGTGATGCGGATTCTTGATAAAATGCTGGTCAAGGACCGCAAGCAACGCTACCATTCTGTCTCAGAGCTCCTGGCTGATTTGCGAAGTTGGAATCAGACCAAAAAACTGGAGGCGGCCGGCGAAGACGAAGAGTCTGCTGAAGACGATGATGCGGAAACAAGGATTTTCACCCCGGTATCGGAAAGTCGGACCAATAAAGACAAGTTAAAGCGAATTGGGCTCTACAGCGGTATTGGTCTTTTGTCCCTGGCAGTAATTTTCCTGCTCTATTTGGGTTTCCGAGGGCTGGCGGGATTCTTCATCGTGGCAGAGGTTACTGTGCCTGATGTCGAAGGCAAAGAGCTGAGTGAAGCGATTGAAATCCTGGAAGAAAGCAACCTCCGCTATGAAGTTACCGAATACATCCATCATAATGTAATCCCCGAAGACCATGTCGTGATTCAGCGCCCCAATGCCCGACGGGTAGTTAAAGAGAATCGGGTGATTGAGCTTGTTGTAAGCAGGGGTCCGGATATGGTTGAATTGCCTTCATTGCAGGGCAAGGAATTGCGGGAGGCCCGTTCGATTCTGGATAATCTGCGCCTTAGTTATAATGACCCGGTTGAAGAATTTAACAATGATGTTCCGGCCAACCATGTTATCCGCCATGAGCCTGAGGCTGGCCCGGTACGGCGTTCTGAATCAGTCACCTTGTATGTCAGCAGGGGGCCGAGGCCGATTGGGATGCCTGATTTAGTTGGCATGACCGAGGAGGAAGCGAAAGCTGCTGCCAGGGAAGAAGGTTTAAATCCGACCATCATTCCATATGAAAATCCGCTTGGCGCTCCCGGCGGCATTGTTATCAGCCACTTCCCTGCTGCAGGCGAAGATATTCAACCGGGTGAACAGGTTGACATTCGATTGCGGGCGTTTGAGCGGAAAGAAGTAGAAATTGTTCTGACCGATCTTGACCCCGACGCGGACTATGAAGTCAGGATTGAAGTAGTGGATGTTACCGGCCCGCGCAGCACAATTTATGACACCGTGCGCCAGCAATCAGAGTGGTCACGGGTGGTCTGGGGCTGGGAGCGGGGTGAAATAAGAGTGTATGTGGAAGGGCAGCTCCAACAGGAGTTGGATTTCTAA
- a CDS encoding Stp1/IreP family PP2C-type Ser/Thr phosphatase codes for MLLSEEVWVKISLLPADNCVEGRAKTGGIDVKVIGVSEKGQVRANNEDSFYCSQDNQLLIVADGMGGHVGGEVASAISVRTIVSFFDSQPVSAQTLTQAFTQANEAVYNYAASHPDLKGMGTTLTAVSVLDQQLLVGHIGDSRACLLDNNGLEWITSDHSVSGQLLEMGKISHSEAETHPQRHVLTQVLGTEAAIEPDVFNIPWQPGQFLLLCTDGLSDVVNEQEIHSAVMADSDLDIKKDRLLKLVAHRGAPDNVTFILAEL; via the coding sequence ATGTTACTATCAGAAGAAGTTTGGGTTAAGATATCGCTGCTGCCTGCGGACAATTGCGTCGAGGGGCGGGCAAAAACAGGGGGGATTGATGTGAAAGTTATCGGCGTCTCCGAGAAAGGCCAGGTACGGGCTAATAATGAAGACAGCTTTTATTGTTCTCAAGACAATCAGCTGTTAATTGTTGCTGATGGAATGGGAGGGCACGTTGGCGGTGAGGTTGCCAGCGCAATTTCGGTCCGAACCATTGTCAGTTTCTTTGACAGCCAGCCGGTTTCTGCCCAAACTCTTACCCAGGCATTTACCCAAGCTAATGAAGCAGTTTATAATTATGCAGCTTCGCACCCGGATCTAAAGGGAATGGGCACTACTTTGACTGCAGTTTCGGTGTTGGACCAGCAACTGCTTGTGGGACACATTGGTGATTCACGGGCCTGCTTGCTTGACAATAATGGTCTAGAATGGATAACCAGCGACCACTCTGTGAGTGGTCAATTATTGGAAATGGGAAAAATATCGCATTCCGAAGCGGAAACCCATCCCCAACGCCATGTCCTCACTCAGGTTCTTGGAACGGAGGCTGCTATTGAACCAGATGTTTTTAATATTCCCTGGCAGCCAGGACAATTTTTGTTATTGTGTACCGATGGCCTCAGCGATGTTGTAAACGAGCAGGAAATACATTCAGCGGTAATGGCTGATTCTGATTTGGACATAAAAAAAGACCGGTTGTTGAAACTTGTTGCCCACCGGGGCGCACCGGACAATGTAACATTTATTCTCGCTGAACTTTGA
- the rlmN gene encoding 23S rRNA (adenine(2503)-C(2))-methyltransferase RlmN has product MLGLYVDELAALCQKHNLPRFRARQISEWVFQKYVGSFAEMTNLPAAQREEFEKQYAITDSLVEKAVKTDDGTVKLLIKLGDGSLIETVLMEYRNWTTICLSSQVGCAMGCAFCASGPLGVQRNLSHEELVEQLWHCFHYSSVHNLKPLRNLVLMGIGEPLANYDNVLSLIKTANDPKFFGIGQRRITLSTAGIIPKIQRLAREQLGITLAVSLHAANDRLRSTLMPLNSRYPLKDLVATCRNYTEITGRRVTYEYMVLDGINDSDADARELALLLRGENCLINLIMYHKVPGTNFRPSPRIEQFRDKLTERGLNVTIRRSLG; this is encoded by the coding sequence ATGCTTGGACTGTATGTCGATGAATTAGCCGCATTGTGCCAAAAGCATAATCTTCCCCGGTTTCGAGCGCGGCAAATCAGTGAATGGGTATTCCAGAAATATGTCGGCTCGTTTGCAGAAATGACTAATTTGCCTGCCGCCCAACGGGAGGAGTTTGAAAAACAATATGCCATCACCGATTCGCTAGTCGAGAAAGCAGTAAAGACAGACGATGGGACGGTAAAACTCCTAATTAAATTGGGAGATGGTTCACTGATTGAGACTGTGTTGATGGAATATCGTAATTGGACCACAATCTGCCTTTCAAGCCAAGTTGGCTGTGCCATGGGTTGTGCGTTCTGCGCCTCCGGACCGTTGGGCGTACAGCGCAACCTGAGTCATGAAGAACTGGTGGAGCAGCTATGGCACTGTTTCCATTATAGTTCTGTGCATAATTTAAAACCGCTTCGTAATCTGGTTTTAATGGGAATTGGCGAACCCTTGGCCAATTACGATAATGTGCTCAGCTTAATTAAGACAGCCAATGATCCAAAATTTTTCGGGATTGGCCAGCGCCGGATAACTTTGTCCACCGCGGGCATTATTCCGAAAATCCAACGTTTGGCCAGAGAACAGTTGGGGATTACTTTAGCCGTATCTCTACATGCCGCCAATGACCGGCTACGCAGCACCCTGATGCCCCTCAATTCTCGCTATCCATTAAAGGATTTGGTTGCTACATGTAGAAATTATACAGAAATCACAGGCAGGCGAGTAACCTATGAATACATGGTGCTGGATGGAATCAACGATAGTGATGCCGATGCCAGAGAGTTGGCGTTGCTGCTGCGTGGCGAGAACTGTCTTATTAACCTGATTATGTACCATAAAGTGCCTGGAACAAATTTTCGCCCCAGCCCTCGGATTGAACAATTCCGGGACAAGTTGACTGAGCGGGGCCTCAATGTTACTATCAGAAGAAGTTTGGGTTAA
- the rsmB gene encoding 16S rRNA (cytosine(967)-C(5))-methyltransferase RsmB, whose protein sequence is MSVNPRGLALKLLNKIEQNQAYSGLVLQTELKNAKLKPVDMRLVYRLIYGVLSYRLTIDYVIQKFCARKIAPGVRNILRLAIYQLLYLDRVPDFAVVNEAVKLASQNGGARVGGFVNAVLRNILRQRDSLFADLPNGAPEEISVHESHPRWLVDKWCKRWGADFTRELCAANNQPAPLTVRVNTKVCGIDKFCRQLDKQGIPWSHCKYSVRGIVLPQTPFGDVPGFDLGWFIAQGEASMLAVEALDPQPGDSILDMCSAPGGKATYLAELAAPGQVMAVDLFDARLKLVGQNMARLQIDNIDLLAGDATTLETKFNTGYDRILLDAPCSGFGVVRKKPEIKWSRSPGDLTELSKLQSNLLNQACKLIKPGGVIVYSTCTLTWEENEAVIEKAVKANENLRLVPFKISGLSADKGSLTLFPHVHGTDGFFIAKLQRMI, encoded by the coding sequence GTGAGTGTAAACCCCAGGGGATTAGCCCTGAAACTGCTAAACAAAATCGAGCAAAACCAGGCCTATTCCGGCCTGGTTTTGCAGACAGAGCTAAAAAACGCCAAGCTGAAGCCCGTGGATATGCGCTTGGTGTACCGACTGATTTATGGAGTGCTCAGTTATCGCTTAACTATCGATTATGTTATCCAGAAGTTTTGTGCCCGAAAAATAGCGCCCGGAGTCAGGAATATCCTGCGGCTTGCTATTTATCAGCTGTTGTACCTGGATAGGGTGCCGGACTTTGCTGTTGTCAATGAAGCCGTCAAGCTTGCTTCCCAGAATGGCGGTGCACGGGTTGGCGGGTTTGTAAATGCTGTATTGCGTAACATTCTCCGTCAACGGGATAGTTTGTTCGCAGACTTACCCAATGGTGCGCCGGAAGAAATTTCTGTGCATGAGTCTCACCCACGTTGGCTTGTCGACAAGTGGTGCAAACGATGGGGGGCGGATTTCACCCGTGAGCTATGCGCTGCCAACAATCAACCAGCGCCGCTGACAGTTAGGGTCAATACTAAGGTTTGCGGTATTGACAAGTTCTGTCGTCAGCTGGACAAACAGGGGATACCCTGGAGTCATTGTAAATACAGTGTCCGGGGGATTGTGTTACCGCAAACACCCTTTGGCGATGTCCCCGGATTCGATCTTGGTTGGTTTATTGCCCAGGGAGAGGCGTCGATGCTGGCTGTAGAAGCATTAGATCCACAACCAGGTGACAGCATATTAGACATGTGCAGCGCTCCCGGTGGCAAAGCGACATATCTGGCAGAGCTTGCAGCCCCGGGGCAGGTGATGGCGGTAGATTTGTTTGATGCAAGATTGAAGCTTGTTGGGCAGAATATGGCCAGGTTGCAAATTGACAATATTGACCTGCTTGCAGGGGATGCAACTACACTGGAAACAAAATTCAACACCGGCTATGACCGGATTTTGCTGGACGCCCCCTGTAGCGGGTTTGGCGTAGTTCGCAAAAAGCCGGAAATCAAATGGTCGCGTTCACCCGGGGACCTGACAGAGCTCAGCAAGCTGCAATCGAATTTGCTCAACCAGGCCTGTAAATTGATTAAACCCGGCGGAGTAATTGTCTACTCCACCTGCACTTTGACGTGGGAGGAGAATGAGGCAGTGATTGAAAAGGCCGTAAAAGCAAATGAGAACCTACGCTTAGTTCCGTTTAAAATCAGCGGGTTGTCCGCGGATAAGGGGTCGCTGACACTCTTTCCCCATGTCCATGGGACGGATGGGTTTTTTATCGCAAAACTACAAAGGATGATTTAA
- a CDS encoding zinc metallopeptidase, whose product MFFFDTTMFLLIPAMLLALYAQNKVKSTYNKFARVHAGRGMSGAQVARMLLDRAGLNGVGVELSRGHLTDHYDPRKQVVRLSGEVYQGTSLAALGIAAHETGHALQHAGGYFALTLRNNFFPVASLGSSLAMPLFLVGFLFSQPGGDGLGILMDVGIMLFSFAVLFQVITLPVEFNASSRAIALLRENNVILSREESGVRAVLNAAALTYVAATAVAVSHLLRLILLRKRRQ is encoded by the coding sequence ATGTTTTTCTTTGACACAACAATGTTTTTGTTGATACCGGCAATGCTTTTGGCATTGTATGCTCAAAATAAAGTAAAATCGACGTACAATAAGTTTGCCCGGGTGCACGCAGGCAGAGGTATGTCTGGTGCGCAGGTGGCCAGAATGTTGCTGGATCGGGCAGGACTAAATGGGGTCGGGGTGGAGCTGTCCCGCGGGCACCTCACTGACCACTATGACCCCCGCAAGCAGGTCGTTCGTCTTTCGGGGGAGGTCTACCAAGGAACCTCACTGGCAGCCCTGGGTATCGCCGCCCACGAAACTGGTCATGCTCTGCAGCATGCCGGCGGTTATTTTGCCCTGACCTTGAGGAACAATTTTTTCCCCGTTGCCTCACTCGGCTCAAGTCTTGCGATGCCCCTGTTTTTGGTAGGTTTTTTGTTCAGCCAACCAGGGGGTGATGGGCTGGGAATTTTAATGGATGTTGGTATAATGTTGTTTAGTTTCGCCGTCTTGTTTCAGGTAATCACCTTACCTGTTGAGTTTAACGCTAGTTCACGTGCGATTGCCCTGCTTCGGGAAAACAATGTAATTCTCTCCCGGGAAGAGAGTGGTGTGCGAGCAGTGTTGAACGCGGCAGCCCTCACATATGTAGCGGCGACAGCTGTTGCTGTTAGTCATCTGCTCCGGCTAATCTTGTTGCGGAAACGTCGACAGTGA
- a CDS encoding DUF116 domain-containing protein, with protein MPDTGGRIISIELSKASETNLRQTAKLALFACVIALLFLVVSIVVILRLPLLALVSGVLGLAGLYLALPVLVLIWGKPSFWRPLSRGVLQFWIFLFEVFKLPRGTIIHLNNRVSRLKIAGARNIVVLAARCLQSSDCQLNVTRDINKCQECGRCSIAQLKRLNLQKQVPVFVESGGTAAREHINTAGPDLVLAVACERELLAGITDVSVPVLGFLLQPGSGSCKDSKFAAGELTACLDTVFRE; from the coding sequence ATACCGGATACAGGAGGGAGAATTATTTCAATAGAACTTAGTAAGGCATCGGAGACGAATTTGCGACAAACTGCTAAACTGGCTTTATTTGCGTGTGTGATTGCTCTATTGTTCCTGGTTGTATCGATTGTGGTTATATTAAGACTTCCGTTGCTAGCCCTGGTCAGCGGGGTGCTTGGTCTGGCCGGCTTATACCTCGCTTTGCCGGTTCTTGTTCTTATCTGGGGCAAACCTTCGTTTTGGCGGCCGTTATCCCGAGGAGTGCTGCAATTCTGGATTTTTCTGTTCGAGGTTTTTAAGCTTCCCCGGGGCACAATTATTCACCTAAATAATCGGGTTTCAAGATTAAAAATTGCCGGCGCTCGCAATATTGTTGTGCTTGCAGCGCGGTGCCTGCAAAGCAGCGACTGCCAGTTGAATGTAACCCGGGATATTAACAAGTGTCAGGAATGCGGGCGCTGCAGCATCGCGCAACTGAAACGGTTGAATCTGCAAAAGCAGGTTCCGGTTTTTGTTGAGTCTGGCGGTACCGCTGCAAGGGAGCATATCAATACCGCTGGTCCCGATCTTGTCCTGGCAGTGGCTTGCGAACGGGAACTGCTGGCCGGTATCACCGATGTCAGCGTGCCTGTTCTAGGATTTTTGCTGCAGCCGGGCTCCGGCAGCTGTAAAGACAGTAAGTTTGCTGCTGGCGAGCTTACGGCCTGCCTCGATACTGTGTTTAGGGAGTGA
- a CDS encoding methionyl-tRNA formyltransferase codes for MENLIFMGTSSFAVQCLESLKRDNIKVKLVVTRPDRRAGRNKRLMPPPVKKWALANGIEVFQPEKVNRPEAIEFLRQLNPELFVVVAYGQILGKELLNLPALGCVNVHASLLPHLRGAAPIEWSLIHGFKETGITTMFMDEGLDTGDIILQASTPITDADTGESLTEKLAALAQDLLPKTVRMIASGTAPRIPQPAGEYLYAPMLSSADERIDWQKPAEAIANLVRALSPKPGAYCTFRNKRLKILRARVVDCQGVSGTVVRADKQLVIACKEQGLAPLEVKPEGKGALDIGDFINGYRIQEGELFQ; via the coding sequence ATGGAAAATTTGATTTTTATGGGGACATCCTCTTTTGCCGTCCAGTGTTTGGAATCGTTAAAAAGGGATAACATAAAAGTAAAACTGGTGGTCACCCGGCCGGACAGACGGGCTGGCAGAAACAAACGTCTGATGCCGCCGCCGGTCAAAAAATGGGCTTTGGCCAATGGCATCGAAGTCTTTCAGCCCGAAAAGGTCAATAGGCCGGAAGCCATTGAGTTTTTACGTCAATTGAACCCCGAGTTGTTTGTCGTTGTCGCCTACGGGCAGATTCTGGGTAAAGAATTGTTGAATCTCCCGGCCCTGGGATGTGTCAATGTTCATGCTTCGCTTTTGCCACATCTGAGGGGCGCAGCGCCGATAGAATGGAGTTTGATTCACGGCTTCAAGGAAACCGGGATTACAACAATGTTCATGGACGAAGGGCTAGACACCGGTGATATAATTTTGCAGGCTTCAACCCCAATTACTGACGCCGATACCGGGGAAAGCCTGACAGAGAAGTTGGCGGCACTTGCCCAGGATTTGCTGCCCAAGACGGTTCGGATGATTGCCAGCGGCACCGCGCCGCGAATCCCGCAACCGGCGGGGGAGTATCTTTACGCCCCGATGCTCTCAAGTGCTGATGAACGTATCGACTGGCAAAAACCTGCTGAAGCAATAGCTAATCTTGTCCGGGCCTTGTCACCTAAGCCAGGGGCATACTGCACTTTTCGCAATAAACGCCTCAAAATCTTGCGGGCGCGTGTTGTCGATTGTCAGGGCGTTTCCGGAACTGTGGTCCGCGCTGATAAACAGTTGGTCATTGCCTGCAAGGAACAGGGTTTGGCGCCACTGGAAGTTAAACCGGAAGGAAAAGGTGCACTTGATATCGGTGACTTCATCAATGGATACCGGATACAGGAGGGAGAATTATTTCAATAG
- the def gene encoding peptide deformylase has protein sequence MTVRNLCKSGDPVLRAKAQSVNNFDQHLAALLEDMADSLAEYRGVGIAAPQIGVSLAVIVIKLDDSFPMLEMINPEIIECSGKETDVEGCLSIPGIYGEVTRCTDVAINFLDRTGSKRNLSASGLLARIVQHEVDHLNGVLFTDKVENFVTEG, from the coding sequence ATGACAGTCAGAAATTTGTGCAAATCAGGTGATCCTGTCTTGCGGGCGAAAGCACAATCAGTGAACAATTTTGATCAACATTTGGCTGCGCTCTTGGAGGATATGGCTGACTCCCTGGCGGAATATCGGGGCGTCGGTATAGCCGCTCCTCAGATTGGTGTATCGTTGGCGGTAATTGTAATCAAGCTGGATGACAGTTTCCCGATGCTGGAGATGATAAATCCGGAGATAATCGAATGTAGCGGAAAAGAAACAGATGTAGAAGGATGCCTGAGTATCCCCGGAATTTATGGTGAAGTAACCAGGTGCACTGATGTTGCAATAAACTTTTTGGACAGAACTGGTAGCAAACGGAACCTCTCAGCATCTGGCTTATTGGCCCGAATCGTGCAGCATGAAGTAGACCATTTAAACGGTGTTTTATTTACTGATAAAGTAGAGAATTTCGTGACTGAGGGTTGA